The genomic segment CCAAAACCAATTAAAAAACCTAAATAACAAAATATCCCAAAATTCCCGGTAAAAGATTTGGCTGCAATTTCACTTAAATTGAAGGTGAATTGATCTCCAGAAAGAGCTAAAGCAAGCCCACTAATTAATATTAAAAGGGAAGCCAGTGCGGTGTAAAGAATGAATTTTGTTGCTGCATAAAGTTTCCTTTTGCCTCCCCAAATAGCAATCAAAAGATAGACTGGAACTAGCTCAAGCTCCCAAGCTAAAAAGAATAGTAAGAAATCTTGCGATAGGAAAACTAAAGCTTGGGCTGAAGCTTGTATAAGTAATAGCGCAAAGTAAAGCCTTGTTTTTTGTTTTACTTTCCAACTTGCAGCTGCGGACAAAAAAGTGATTAGACCGCTTAGGACTACCAGCGGAGCGGATATTCCATCTACTCCCAATGACCATTCAAGTCCTATAGACGGAAGCCACTGAAGTCTTTCTACCAACTGCAAGCTTTCGCTATTTGGATCAAATAAATTGGCTAAAGCCAATACAACTATTAGAAAATCGGCTAATAAAATTACTAGGGCTATATTTCTCGGAAGATTAGAATTTTTACTTTCTTGCGTTGGGAGGAAAGGCATTATCAATGCTCCAACTATGGGAAGGAGCACAATGAGTGAGAGCCATGGAAATACCGTCTGAGAATCAATACTCATAGGCAGATTGGCATCCATAATTTGGGGCAAGTCAGCCATAAAGCTATCAGTTTTTTTTCGTTTTCATGAGTAGAACTACCCAAAGGTGTTTGAAATGCATTCGCTTCCTGTGAGCTGGAGGCTCATTAAAGGAGCACGACTTGCTACACCAGCAGCTTCCCAAGCTTTGACCATCGCGACACTGACTTCTCGGCCTTTAGTCGCTTTGCACAAGGCAAGAATGCTTGGTCCTGCTCCACTAATTGCACATCCTAAAGCTCCGGCAGCCTTTGCTGCTTCTCTTACCTCTAACCCACCTTTAATCAAACCCCATCTGTAGGGTTCATGAAGCTTGTCATGCATACCATCTGTAATTAAATCCTCATTTCCAGTCCTTAGTCCTTGAAGCAGAAGAGTAAGTGCACCTAAATTGATTACTGCATCATTGACTGGAATATTCTCCGGCATTACACGTCTCGCTTCGCTTGTGCTAAGGCGAATAGATGGAATTGCAACTACTGCTTTTATTGATTTATCCCAATCACAGCGGACCACTCGCCATCTGTCGGATGCAGTTTTAGCGGTTACGCAAAGACCTCCTATTAATGATGGAACAACATTGTCTGGATGACCCTCTATATCTATTGCCAGCTCCAATAATTTTTCCTTAGGCAAAGGATATCCAGCAAGTGCATTTGCTCCAACTAGCCCTGCCACGATGGCTGTAGCACTGCTTCCAAGTCCTCTTGCGGGAGGTACTGCCAATTTTACTCTTGCTTCAAGAGCTACAGGCTCTATACCTGCAGTTCTCCAAACTCTTTGCGCGGCTCGATAAAAAAGGTTTTCAGGGCCGCCTCTTAAATGATTGCCTTCAGTACTTTCCATTATTAATTCAAATCTTTCAGCATTACCTTCAATTCTTTTAATAGTGAACTGATTGGAAAGGTCTAATGCTGCTCCAAGGCAATCAAACCCTGGACCAATATTGGCTGTAGTAGAAGGGACTTCTACTACGACAGTTTGTCCTATTTTTGGCGGCCCCATGTTTTTATCCTTTAGCTAAGTCTCCCATTTTATTCGGCAATTAAGCGTGCTCTGCAAGCTGAGCTGAATAATGTCGCTTCTTTATCTTTAAGAACAACCAATGGAATTTCCTTTAAATAAGATTGAAAGCGACCCTTATTACTAAATGCACTAAGGAAGTTAGAAGAGTTTATTCCATCGAGGTTTTTTGCTGCTGTTCCACCTGCTATCCATAAGCCTGAAGAGCAAAGTTCTTGTAAAGCAAGGTCTCCAGCTGCAGACCCATAAGCATTTAGCCATAGTTGCAAGGCTTCAGTCATTAATTTGTCTCCGTTTTTTGCTTTTTCCCAAACAAGTGCGGGTAAATCTGTGGAATCTGATTTGTCACTATCCATATTTTTTAAAATTACCTGAAGTGGATGGCTTTCATTTATTGGATCATCCAATTTCCATCTGGCAATCATGCCAAGGCCAGTACCACTAACAATTCTTTCAATGGATATTCTTTGAATATTTAACTTCTTTTTTAGCCATTTGACTAATGCCCATTCGTTTTCTGTTCTTGGGGAAAATTCTCGATGCCCTCCTTCACTTGGAAATATAGAGATGCTTTTAGGGGTTATCAAGCCTCTGGACATTCCTAAGCCAGTACCAGCTCCGATAATTGCAATTAATTTTTGATTGTTTTTGTAATCAGAATTTAATGTCCCTTGTATTACTTCATATTGGTTTCTATTGAAAAATGGTATTCCATAGATTAAAACTGAAAAATCATTTATTAATTCAATATTATTTATTTTTGAAAGTAGAGATAACTTTTTTGATTCGATATCCCAGCCAAGATTTGTAATCTTAACCTCCTGATTTTGTATTGGCCCGGCTACACCAATAGAACCATTTTGAGGCAGTGATATATGATCTGGTAAATGTTTAATAAAATCTTCAAATAATGAGTAAAAAGATTTCCATTCTGATGAAATATAGTACTTCTCAAATAATTTTTTTGGATATTTCTCGTTTGAATAAATAGCTAATATTGTTTTAGTTCCCCCAAGGTCTCCAGCAAGTAAATTCATTAGTTATTAAAGTCGTTTTTGATTTAAGATTGATTACCTTGTATACCTTTTTTGCTAATTGATTCGTCAATTATTAATTTAAACTTGTCTATACTCATATTTCCAAGATCTTTACCTTCTCTTGTCCTTACTGAGATTTCACTATTCTCTTCTTCCTTATCTCCAATAATTATCAAGAATGGTATTCTTTGCATAGTATGTTCTCGTATTTTAAAACCGACTTTTTCATTTCTGATATCAATTTCAGCTCTGAAACCAAAGTCAACTAATTTATCTTTAGCAGTAAAACATGCTTCATTATTTCTATCAGTTATGCCCATAATCATTATTTGAATAGGTGATAACCATGTAGGAAAATTCCCTGAATAATTCTCAATTAAAATCCCAATAAATCTTTCAAAAGAACCTAAAATAGCTCTGTGAAGCATTACAGGTGTTTGTTTTCTTCCTGTAATATCTATATAACTTGCATTGAGCCTTTGAGGCATGGAGAAATCCACTTGAATTGTTCCGCATTGCCATACTCTGTTGAGACAATCTTTTAAGGAAAATTCTATTTTTGGACCATAGAAGGCACCCTCTCCAGGGAGGAGCGACCAATCTAATCCTTTTGAATCAAGTGCCTCAGATAAGGCTTTTTCTGATTTGTCCCAGATATCATCACTTCCAACCCTTTTCACTGGTCTTGTTGAGAGCTTAATAAGAATTGAATCAAAGCCAAAGGTTTTATAAACCTCAAATACCAAATCAATAAAATTTTGGACTTCTTCTTGGATTTGTTCATCGGTACAAAATATGTGTGCATCATCTTGAACAAAATTTCTTACTCTCATTAAGCCATGCAGTGCACCAGAAGGCTCATTGCGATGACAAGAACCAAATTCAGAAAGTCTAATAGGAAGATCTCGATAGCTTTTTAAACCTTGATTGAATATTTGTATGTGGCATGGACAATTCATAGGTTTTATTGCATATTCCCTGTTCTCTGAAGTTGTAGTAAACATATCTTCTTTAAATTTATCCCAATGGCCTGATTTCTCCCAAAGACTCCTATCAACTACTTGCGGAGATTTAACTTCTTGATAATCATATTTTGTAATGGTTTCCCGAATAAAATCTTCTAAAATTCTATAAATAGTCCACCCTTTAGGGTGCCAAAAAACCATACCGGGTGCTTCTTCTTGTGAGTGAAAAAGTGAATATTTTTTCCCTAACTTTCTATGATCTCTTTTCTCAGCTTCTTCAATTCTAGAGAGATATTCTTTTAACTCTTTTGAGCTTTTCCAAGCTGTTCCATATATTCTTTGTAGCATTTCATTATTAGAGTCTCCGCGCCAATAAGCTCCTGATACTTTCATTAGCTTAAATGCTCTTAGATGCCTTGTATTTGGCACATGAGGACCTCTGCACATATCAATATATTCTTGATGTTTGTATAACTTTATGATTTCATTTTTAGGGATATTTTTAACTATGTCTAGCTTGAAAATTTCACCTCTATCAGTAAAAACCTCCTTGGCTTTTTCTGGACTAACTATTTCAACACCTACACTATAATCTCTATTAACTAACTCTTTCATTCTCTTCTCAATTTTGAGAAGATCATCAGGAGTGAATGTATCTTTATAAGAAATATCATAATAAAAACCATCTTCAATTACTGGCCCTATTGCCATTTTTGCTTCGGGGTATAATTGCTTTACAGCATGTCCAAGAAGATGAGCGAATGAATGTCTAATAATTTCTAGACCTTCATCATCTTTAGATGTAATAATCTGTATATGAGAATTTTGAGTTATAGGAATACAAGTATCTATTAATTCCCCATTCACTCTCCCCGCTAACGCTGCTTTTGCTAAACCAGGCCCAATTTCTGAAGCTATTTGATCAATTGTTACAGCGGAATCATATTTTTTTTCAGTTCCATCAGGTAATGTAATTATTGGCATAATTTTCTACAAATTCGAATAAAATCCTAGAGCTTCTTTAACTCTATTTAATGTTAACTTAGAAACCTCCTCGGCAGTCAGTTTGCCTTTATTTAGTATTCTTTTTAACTCTTCTGGATCATTCATTAGTTCTTTATATTTTTCTTGAATAGGTTTAAGAACGTTAATCATTGCCTCTGTAAATTCTGGTTTGAATTTACCCCAGCCCATTTCTGCGCAATACTCAGCGGCTTTTTCTCTACCTAAGCCAGAAATTATTGAATAAATTGTTAAAAGATTATCAGCTTCGGGTCTTAAAGGATTACCGAATTCTAATCCTAATTCTGAGTCGGTTTTTGAACGTTTTATTTTTTTAGTAATTATATCTGGACTGTCTAATAAAGTAATCCTACTATTTTCATTTGGGTCGCTTTTACTCATTTTCTTTGTTCCGTCTGTCAGGCTCATGACTTTGGAACACTCTTTCAAAATTAAGGGATTTGGAACTTTAAGTATTGGATTCTCTTTCGTTCCGAATTTTGAATTAACTCGTTGAGAAGCAATATCTCTCGCAAGCTCTAGATGTTGCTTTTGATCTTCTCCAACAGGAACTAAATCAGCGTCATAGAGAAGAATATCCGCTGCCATAAGGACTGGATAATCTAATAATCCAATAGATACATTGTCGCCTTGTTTAATGGACTTTTCCTTGAACTGAATCATTCTTTCCATCCAGTTTAAAGGAGTTAAGCAATTTAATATCCAGCAAAGCTCGCTATGGGCGCTTATCTGACTTTGTATGAATATTGAGCATTTATCAGGATTCATCCCACAAGCGATATACAAAGCCGCTGTAGATAAAGAATTTTGATAAAGAGATTTTGGGTCATGCGGAGTCGTTATCGCATGAAGATCAACAACGCAGACAAATGTTTCATAATTTTCTTGTAATTCAACCCAATTTCTTATTGCTCCAAGCCAATTACCAATATGAACATCTCCTGTGGGTTGAACACCAGATAAGACTCGCTTCTGATTCACTTATCCTTGCTCGCTTGTATTTGTGGAATCATCTTCATTTGAACTTGCTTTTGTTGCTTCATCATTATCTTTTTCTGCATGATCTTGAGCAAGATTGTTTGCTTGATCAGTATCAGCTACCTCTTGTTCTTTAACTGGCTTTTCTGGTCTTGCAAAAGGGTTAGGCTTTGTGTTGGCTGAGTTGTTATTTTCACCGTTATAGTTTCCCCTGTTACCCCTGCCTCTTCTTTGTTCATTGGCGGGCGCTTGGGACCTATATTCGTTGACTAAATTTTCAAGATTTCCATCTTCAAGCATTTGGGCAAGAGTTCTTACTGCGAAACCTAAAACAGCAACAGTAGAACGAAGATTAAAGGCTTCTTGTAATGATCTAGCTGCTCGCATTTCATTATCACTTAAGCGAATACGAAAGCCTCCCTCTCTATTGTTAGGACCTCGGCCACCTCTGAAATTATTACGACCATTTTGTCTTTGGTTTTGGAAATCGCCACCACCGGACTGATTATTGGTGTAAGAGTCACCCATGAACATATTTGCCAATAGGGGCAAGTGTGACGCATAGCCGGTACTTTTGCGACATATTTGGATATCTTGATTAGCACTTTCACATCTAATGATATTGATCCCAGCGGAATGATTTGATTTCTTTAGGCATAAATTTTTCTTATTAAAAACGTAAAACCTTCTTTCTTTGCGGTTATTAAGGGAAAATTTGCTTTAAAATGAAAGTTAGCTAAGAAGAAACTGTATTTATTGAAATCGTGGAAAATCATTCATTAACAAAATCTCCTCTCTCCTTACCTTCTTTTTCGATTCCAAAAATTAGTCTTTTTATTGGGCTAACTATTACAGGTCAATGGGTTTTAAGTGATGTGGCCCATATCCCTGGGGGTGGACTTGGATTGCTATTAGGACTTGGTTGTATTTTTTATTTTCTAAAACCAGGAAAGGTTTCATTTGATGCTCCCTCTACTGTTCAAGGATGGGTAAGAAGATGTCATGACGTTTTAGAGAATTTTGAGTACTTACTTGATGATGGAGAGCAAAGTGAAAGAAAAAAAGAAAGAATAAATTCCTTGCAAAAAATTATTGATAGAAGCGAAGATCAAAGCATTGGTTTCTTGAAAACAAAAGGCGTAAAATTACCTGATAAAGAGCAATTGGAAAAAGTTTTAGGAATAAATAATCAAATAAAAGTTTCTTTTCCACCAGCTCTTCCTGTAAGAGATCGAAATTGGATTTTGCCAGATTTAATCCAAGAGCAAGATTTTATTGTTTATTCTTTGGCACTTCCCATGAGCGCAGCTGATCTTTTGTGGATTAAAAATATCCCTACAGATCAACCAGCCTGGCTAATGGTTGCCAGTAAAGAATCTACTGATTGGTCTGATGAGCGAAATGCATTAGAGGCTCAATTACCAGATAGATGGACTAACAGAGTATTGAAATGGGATGGATCTCAAAAAGAAATGGCAACGGTTCTTTCTCCAATCAAGAAACTTCTTGAAAATCCAAAGAAGAATACAGACATTACTAAACAAAGACTTTTGTCTCGATTGCATACTTCTTGGCAAAAAGATTTAGAAAAATTAAGAAGAGAAAAATTCAAGGTTATTCAAACAAGATCTCAGTGGATAGTTGCTGGTATCGTTTTCGCCTCCCCTGTAGCCTCAACTGATTTGCTTGCAGTTGCAGTGGTTAATGGCTTGATGATCAAAGAAATGTCGAAAATATGGTCTTCCAAAATGAAGCCAGAATTACTTGAGGCAGTCTCACGACAACTAGCAATGGCTGCAATTGCTCAAGGAGTGGTCGAATGGAGTGGACAGTCCTTGTTGAGCTTGGCAAAGCTTGATGGCTCCTCTTGGGTTGCTGCTGGAACAATTCAGGCCTTGAGTGCTGCTTATTTAACAAGAGTTGTTGGGAGATCGATGGCTGATTGGATGGCTCTCAATAATGGAGTAACTCAACCTGATTTAGAACTTATTAAGCAACAAGCTCCTCAACTAGTATCAAAAGCTGCTGAGCTAGAAAGAGTTGATTGGGTGGCTTTTTTAAAGCAATCAAAAGAATGGATTCAGTCTCAATCTATTAATTACAAAGTTAAATCCGTTTAAGTTTATAGCTTTTCTTCTGGGATCTCTTTGACTTATATTTAGATAAAACATTAATATTTTCTAATTTCAAATATATGTTTAATAAAAAGGTTATTTCTGAGTATATTTATAAGAAAAATAAGATACTTAGTTTATCTATTTTCCTTGCTTTAAATATTTTATTCCTGACAGGATGTGTAAATAAAAACACCTATAAGCCAGGCAATGATAAGCCTTTCGTTTTAACTACTTTTACAATTTTGGCCGATCTTGCAAGAAATGTTGCTGGGGATAGACTTTTAGTTAAATCAATAACGAAACCAGGAGCAGAAATCCATAGTTATCAATTTACACCTAGTGATATTGTGAAAACTAAAGGAGCAAAACTGATTATTGAAAATGGTTTAGGCCTTGAAGCTTGGTTTTCGAAATTTATGATTAGCACGGGTGATATTCCTAATGTGAAATTAACTGAAGGAATGAAGCCATTATTGATAGATGGAGATGCTTATTCAGGAAAACCAAATCCTCATGCTTGGATGTCGCCAAAAAGAGCTATGAAATATGTAGATAAAATCGTCGATGCTTTTATCACAATTGATCCTGATGGAGCTCTTGAATACTCATCTAACGCTTCAACCTATAAAGCTAAACTTGAATCGCTTGATAAAGAGCTAAGAGATTCTTTATCCTCTATTCCTAAAGAAAGAAGATTTTTGGTGACATGTGAAGGAGCCTTTACTTATCTGGCCCGTGATTACGGAATGAAAGAGGCGTATTTGTGGCCAGTTAATGCTGAAAGTCAAGTAACCCCTAGGAGAATGGTGAACCTAATAAAAAAAATCAAAGAAAATGAAGTCCCAACAATTTTTTGTGAAAGTACTGTGAGTGCAGACGCACAAATGGAAGTTGCGAAATCAAGCGGAGCTGTTTTTGGTGGGACCTTCTACGTTGATTCACTCTCAGATCTAAATGGTCCTGCTCCTACCTATATAGATTTACTAAGGCACAATGTTCGATTAATTACTAAGGGCCTATCCATTTCAAAAGTGAAAAAATAATGAACCCAATTTTTAAAAGCCATGAGAAAGATTTTATGCGTATTGAGGCAGACCAAGTTTGTGTTGACTACAACGGTACAGTTGCTCTCTATGACGCAAGTTTAAATTTAAAAGCTGGATCTATATGTGGCCTTGTGGGCATGAATGGCGCAGGAAAATCAACTTTTTTCAAGGCTCTGATGGGTTTTGTTAGACCTTCAAGGGGGAAAATTAGGATCAATGGTATAAAGGTTAATCAAGCCCAGAAGGAACAATCAGTTGCATATGTTCCACAAAATGAAGGAATAGATTATTCATTTCCAGTGAGTGTTTGGGATGTTGTGATGATGGGCCGATATGGTGCTATGAATATTTTTCGAATACCAAGAGAGTCAGATAGAAGAGCAGTTGTTCATGCTCTTGAGAGAGTTGATCTTTTTGATCTCAGAGAAAGACCAATAGGATCTTTATCTGGAGGGCAACGCAAAAGAGCTTTTCTTGCAAGAGCAATTGCTCAACGGGCATCAGTACTTCTATTAGACGAGCCTTTTTCTGGAGTTGATGTACCCACTGAAAAGCTTATGGCTGAGCTATTTCTTCAGTTTCGACAAGAAGGGCATACTATTTTGATATCCACTCATGATTTGAATCATGTGCGAGATTTTTGTGATTTTGTTGTCCTTATCAATAAGACAGTTCTTGCGTATGGTGAAACCTCGGAGGTCTTTACTTCAGAAAATCTAAATAAAACATTTGGAGGAATCCCACCAAACCCTTTATCAGGTCCAACGTCAAGTAAAGATTTTATAAATGAGTGAATTTCTAATTTCCATTACGCCAATTGATTGGCTATTGGATCCATTAACTCATGACTTCATGAGAAGAGCTTTAATGGTTAGCGCACTAGTGGGAGGGGTTTGCGGACTTTTATCTTGTTATATGACATTAAAAGGTTGGGCATTAATGGGTGACGCGGTTTCTCATGCGGTTATGCCTGGAGTAGTTGTTGCTTATGCATTAGGGCTCCCTTTTTCCTTATGTGCTTTTGTTTTTGGCGTTGGTTCAGTTGCTTTGATTGGATTTGTTAAACAGAAATCTAGAATCAAGGAAGATACAGTAATAGGACTTGTTTTTACTGGCTTTTTTGCATTAGGCCTTGTATTGGTTTCAAAAATAAAAAGTAATATTGATCTAATGCAAATACTTTTTGGAAGCCCTCTTGGTATTTCTCGTTCAGATGTTAACCAGACTTTAATAATTTCGTTTATTGTTATATCTATTTTGCTTATATTTAGAAAAGATTTAATGCTTTATTGTTTTGATGCTAAGCATGCTAGATCTATAGGAATAAATACAGGCATTCTTCATTATTTATTATTAACTTTATTGTCATTATCTGCAGTAGTAGGATTGCAAACGGTAGGTATTATTCTTGTAGTAGCAATGTTAATAACTCCTGGTGCAACGGCATATTTACTCACAGATCGTTTTGATAGAATGACGATATTAGCAGTAATTAGCAGTTCTTTCTCAAGTATTTTAGGAGTTTATATAAGTTATTGGTCAGATATTGAAACAGGAGGATCTATTGTTTTAGTGCAAACATTAATCTTTTTAATAGCTTTCTTATTCGCTCCAAGATATGGAATATTTAAAAACCAAACTCTTATAAATAATGATTAATTTAATAGAACTATGAACAACTCAGCTTCCGAACAAAAATGGAAATGGTGGCCACTCTTACCTCTTTACCCTTACGGAAGAAGACGAACAATATTTCGTGAATTAGTCCCTAATCAAATATGGAGTTTTGAGCAACTTCAAGGTATCTATTATGTTGCCGTGCCAGTGAGGTTGTTAGTCATAAGAGTAAAAAATGAATTAATGATAATTAATCCTCTCCCTCCAACCAGTGAATTACTAAAAGAAATAGACCTACTTCAAAAAAAAATAGGACCAGTAAAAACTATTGTTTTGCCTACGGCTTCTGGCTTAGAACACAAAATCGGACTTCCTGCTTTGGCTAGAGCTTTTCCTAATGCAAAAATATGGTTATGTCCTGGGCAATGGAGTTTTCCTTTTCAATTGCCTTTTGATTGGCTAGGAATTCCATCTAATAGAACAAATATTTTATTGGCTGATGGATTTCCACATGGTGATGATTGTGAATGGATTTCTTTAGGACCTATTGATATTGGTCTCGCACGTTTTCAAGAGATTTCTTGTTTTCACAAACCAACAAAATCTTTATTGGTAACTGATGCTCTGGTAGGTATCGAGGCCACCCCTCCTGAGCTCTTTAATTTAGATCCAACTCCGTTGTTGTTTCATTCTAGAGAGAAAGGCTCCGAGGAACTTATTGATTCACCTATTGCTAGAAGGAAAGGATGGCTTCGATTAGTTCTTTTCGCTTCTTACCTCAAACCTGAAAAGTTGGAGATACCAAAAATAAAAGAGATTCTTGAAAACTCTTTTAAGCCAAAGATGAGAAACAAAAGATCACATTTCGGAATCTATCCTTTTGCTTGGCAGGAGGGTTGGGATCTGTCTGCGAAAAAACTTGTTGGAGAAAAGACTCCCCTAATACAAATCGCTCCAGTAATAGAAAGATTAGTTTTCCCTAGAGGAAAAAAAGCTTTTATCTCTTGGTTGAATAAAATTGAGTCTTTAAAAGGGATTTCTTTTCTGATTTCTGCCCATTACAGTGGAAAAGTGAGATTCACTACAAATGAAATAAGAGCTTTAAAAGTTAAAATTGATAATTCAAATTGGGAAAAAACCCAAGGAGATTTTAAGTTTTTAAGTTGGTTCGATCAAAAATTATTAAATTTTGGAATAGTTCCTAAAAATCCACTTAAAAAATTCAGCGATTAAATTTTATCTGGGTCAACAGACATCTCTTCGTCGGATAAAAGAGTTTCTTCTAATTGTTTCCTTTGTTCCATCTGTCTTAAGAAATAACCTGTCATCATTGCAGAGGCTAATAAACTTGCCAAATTATCTTTGCTGGAGGTTACTTTTACCTCAAATTGCTCCCCAGGAAGCATTCCTAGCAAACCTTGTACATTGTGTCTGATTATTTCTTGAATCTCAGGACTTGCGGACTTTGCAACTCTCTGGAGAACATCTGCCGGTTGATCTTGTAAATATTGGATTAAAGCATTGGCTTCGTGACCTTCATTATTGTCTGTAGCTAAAAATTCAGGATTAAACATCCAGTTTTTTTCTATGTACAATTACATTATCGCAAAATGTACACTAAAAAAAATTAATTTAGGTTATGGGAACCGAATAGGCCCTATTTTTTTTAATGGCCAGTACCTTGCAAGCGCCGTACCTATAAGATTTTTTTCTGGGAGAGCTCCCCAGATATGAGAGTCTAAACTGTTATTTCGGTTGTCTCCTAAGACCCAAAGTGAATATTCAGGTACATTTATTGCGTCCATTTCATATTGGATAGGTTCTTTAATCCAAGGTTCATTTATTTCTTTTCCATTTCTATATAGTTTCCCATCAGTTACTTCTATTTTGTCTCCAGGTAAGCCAACGACTCTTTTAATTAGCGCTGAACCATCACTGTAACCTGCTTCTGTAAGAATTTTGGGAGGTTTGAAAATAACAATCGTGTTTAAATTTAAATGTTTATTTAGTTTATTATTAAGTCTTGGGGTTATTTTTTCTATCAATATTCTGTCTTGAATTTGCAAAGTTGGAATCATTGATCCAGATGGAATCCATCTAGGTTCAACTGCTTGCCATCTTAATAAAAGCGCAATTAATATCCAAACCAACAATCCTTTCCAGCTATTTTGGTTTTGATTCTTTTTTGATCCAGTAGATGTCATGAATTTTCTTTGTTTTAGTTACTTGTTGGAAAGTTTTTTACAAAAATCCAAGTAGTTGTTCTTTTGACAATTTCACTAGCTCGTTACAATTTTTTTATCAGCTTAGAGCTCCTTAAAACTCTAGTAGCTAAGGGAGTGAAATATTTTGTCCTTTGCCCCGGTAGCAGATCAGGCCCTCTAGCTTTGGCCGCAGCAAGTCTCTCTAAAAGAAAAGAATTAACTCTCATAACATCAATTGACGAAAGGTCAGCTGCATTCCTTGCTTTGGGAATAAGTGCAGCTAGTGGGCAAGTAAGTTGTGTCATTACAACTTCTGGAAGTGCTGTCGCAAATCTTTTGCCGGCTGCTGTTGAAGCAGATAGGTCATGCCATCCTCTCTTGTTTTTAACTGCAGATAGACCTTTGCGATTAAAAGAATGTGGAGCCAATCAAGCAGTTAATCAACAGGATTTTCTTAAGTCTGTTTGTAGACATTTTGATGAATCTCCAAAAGAAGGAATTCATTTGATTTCTAAAGAAAGACTGACATCTCTAGTTGGAAAATCATTCGAAATGGCTTCTAACATCCCCGGACCAGTTCATATTAACCTTGCTTATGAAGAGCCTTTGCATCCTTGCGAACTTGATCAGAAAAAAGTTCTTGATGGATGGGTCATTGAAGGATTTTTAAAGGGAAAAATCACTCCAACTAAGGATGAGGTTGTTAAAAGTTTTCAATCTTTAAAACTACTAAAATTAGATCCATTTTCTTTGGGAATAATTATTGTTGGGCCATGGAGAGGAAAAGTAAAACAACTTAATTCCTTTAGGGGCGCATTAAAGAAATGGCAAAAATTAACTGGATGGCCAATTCTTGCGGATCCGCTCTCTGGGGTTGAAAATGATCAAGAGGGTTTAATAAATCACTGGGATCTTTTTTTCTCAATAGGTTTATTTGAAAAAATCAAAGAGATTCAAGTTTTACGATTGGGTCCAATACCTCCGAGTAGAGAATTACAAACTTGGCTTAAAAAACCTGGGAAATTTCAATTACTTATTACTGAGGGAGATTCTCGAAATCTTGATCCCATAGGTGGCTCGACACAATTTAGTGAAGGATTTTCTTGTTGGGTTGATAAAATGCTTGAGGTTATTCCGGTAAAGCCAGCAATAGATAAAAAAATTGTTAGTAAAAAGTTGATTAAAGAGCTTATAAAATATGATTTATTTATCCATGATTGGCT from the Prochlorococcus marinus str. NATL2A genome contains:
- the thrB gene encoding homoserine kinase yields the protein MGPPKIGQTVVVEVPSTTANIGPGFDCLGAALDLSNQFTIKRIEGNAERFELIMESTEGNHLRGGPENLFYRAAQRVWRTAGIEPVALEARVKLAVPPARGLGSSATAIVAGLVGANALAGYPLPKEKLLELAIDIEGHPDNVVPSLIGGLCVTAKTASDRWRVVRCDWDKSIKAVVAIPSIRLSTSEARRVMPENIPVNDAVINLGALTLLLQGLRTGNEDLITDGMHDKLHEPYRWGLIKGGLEVREAAKAAGALGCAISGAGPSILALCKATKGREVSVAMVKAWEAAGVASRAPLMSLQLTGSECISNTFG
- a CDS encoding glucokinase; amino-acid sequence: MNLLAGDLGGTKTILAIYSNEKYPKKLFEKYYISSEWKSFYSLFEDFIKHLPDHISLPQNGSIGVAGPIQNQEVKITNLGWDIESKKLSLLSKINNIELINDFSVLIYGIPFFNRNQYEVIQGTLNSDYKNNQKLIAIIGAGTGLGMSRGLITPKSISIFPSEGGHREFSPRTENEWALVKWLKKKLNIQRISIERIVSGTGLGMIARWKLDDPINESHPLQVILKNMDSDKSDSTDLPALVWEKAKNGDKLMTEALQLWLNAYGSAAGDLALQELCSSGLWIAGGTAAKNLDGINSSNFLSAFSNKGRFQSYLKEIPLVVLKDKEATLFSSACRARLIAE
- the thrS gene encoding threonine--tRNA ligase codes for the protein MPIITLPDGTEKKYDSAVTIDQIASEIGPGLAKAALAGRVNGELIDTCIPITQNSHIQIITSKDDEGLEIIRHSFAHLLGHAVKQLYPEAKMAIGPVIEDGFYYDISYKDTFTPDDLLKIEKRMKELVNRDYSVGVEIVSPEKAKEVFTDRGEIFKLDIVKNIPKNEIIKLYKHQEYIDMCRGPHVPNTRHLRAFKLMKVSGAYWRGDSNNEMLQRIYGTAWKSSKELKEYLSRIEEAEKRDHRKLGKKYSLFHSQEEAPGMVFWHPKGWTIYRILEDFIRETITKYDYQEVKSPQVVDRSLWEKSGHWDKFKEDMFTTTSENREYAIKPMNCPCHIQIFNQGLKSYRDLPIRLSEFGSCHRNEPSGALHGLMRVRNFVQDDAHIFCTDEQIQEEVQNFIDLVFEVYKTFGFDSILIKLSTRPVKRVGSDDIWDKSEKALSEALDSKGLDWSLLPGEGAFYGPKIEFSLKDCLNRVWQCGTIQVDFSMPQRLNASYIDITGRKQTPVMLHRAILGSFERFIGILIENYSGNFPTWLSPIQIMIMGITDRNNEACFTAKDKLVDFGFRAEIDIRNEKVGFKIREHTMQRIPFLIIIGDKEEENSEISVRTREGKDLGNMSIDKFKLIIDESISKKGIQGNQS
- the trpS gene encoding tryptophan--tRNA ligase; its protein translation is MNQKRVLSGVQPTGDVHIGNWLGAIRNWVELQENYETFVCVVDLHAITTPHDPKSLYQNSLSTAALYIACGMNPDKCSIFIQSQISAHSELCWILNCLTPLNWMERMIQFKEKSIKQGDNVSIGLLDYPVLMAADILLYDADLVPVGEDQKQHLELARDIASQRVNSKFGTKENPILKVPNPLILKECSKVMSLTDGTKKMSKSDPNENSRITLLDSPDIITKKIKRSKTDSELGLEFGNPLRPEADNLLTIYSIISGLGREKAAEYCAEMGWGKFKPEFTEAMINVLKPIQEKYKELMNDPEELKRILNKGKLTAEEVSKLTLNRVKEALGFYSNL